The Thermoanaerobaculia bacterium genome contains the following window.
TTTCGAGCGCGTTCTGGAACGGGACGTTGGCGATGACGATCGTCGCCTGATCGTCCTTCAGCGCCGGGTCGAAGATGACGTTGATCCCGGCGGCCTGTCCCAGCGCCTGGTAGATCTGCTTGATGGGGCGCGGCTGCGGGAAGTTCAGCGAGATCGGGCGTTTCGAGGAGGGCTGGAGGATCGGCATCGACGCGCGGGCGTTCTTCGCTTCCGCCTCCATCCTCTGCATCTTGCTCGGCTGATTCCGCTGCGCCTCGATCTTCGCGACCTGAGCGCGGGCGCGGTTGAGCTCGAGGGTCGCGTAGTCGTTCTCGGGGTCCAGGATGGTCGTCTGTTCGAGCTCGACGACGGCGAGGTCGGGGCGGCCGGACGCGAGGTACATCTTCCCTTTCTCGAAGTGCTCCTGCGAGGCTTTCCGGCGGGCCCGGTCGAACGCCATCTTGTACTTCATCTCGCGGGGCGCCTGTTCGCGGGCGCTCGCGTACTTGGCGACGGCGACGTCCCATCGACCGAGCTCCTCGGCGTCCTGACCCTGTCGGAACGCCTTGTCGCCGGCGCAGCCGATCGCGAGCAGAACGAGCGTCCCGAGGGCCGCCGCGCGAATTCCGGGTTTTTTCTTCCTCACCGTATTCCTCTCCTTATCGTCACTTGGCGTGCGAGATCGGGATGCGCCGGACCTCGCTTTCCGGGAAGCCCACGAAACCCACGTCGAGGGACTCGTAGCCGACCCGGCGGATGATGAACTTTCCGTCGACGACGTCCCCCTGCCGGACGAGGACGAGCCGGTCGGCGTCCACGATCGCGGCCACCGGCGCCTTCGGCGGACCGAACGTTCCGGTGAACTGGAACGCGATCGCCGGCGGTTGCGGCGGCGGCGGAGGCGGCGGGGGCGGAAGCGGTCCCACGAACCGCGGGTCTCCCGGCGCGATGTAGATCGGACGCGGCGGGGGAGGCGGCGGAGGGGGCGGGAGCTTGAACTTGAAGAGGTCGCGCGACATCGCCGGCGAGTTCGTCTCCTTCCGGGAGAACGCGGACACGTCGATGTCCGGGATCTCGTCGGGCGAGACGCGTGCCTCGGGTCTCCGGCCGAACGAGCGGCCCGACACCGCGTCCGCGTCGATCGGACGGGACGTGCGCGCCGCCACCCGTTCGGGAGGCGGCCCCGCCGGCTTGGCCCGGAGGACCAGGAGCAGGAAGAGGATCGCGAGGGCCCCCAGCAGGCCCGCCTGTTTCGCGCGCTTCGTCATCTCGTCGTCCGGACCTTCTCGACCGTGGCGGGGGCCGCCGTCGCGGCGGAATAGAAATAGGTGGCGAGAGCGAGGTGCACCGTGCCGGCTCCCGTCGTCTCGCCCTTGCGAGACAGCTGCACGCCGCGGACCACGACCCAGCGCGGGTCGCTCTCGAACCCGTGAAGCAGGGCGCGAAGAGTCCGGTAGTCCCCCTCGACCGAGAAACCGATCGACATCTCCTTGAGCGGCATCAGCGGGCGGTCATGGACGGCGTAGGAGATCGAGTGGGGGTTCACGTTCGCCCGCCGGCAGACCTTGTGGATCTCGTCGACGACGTCGGCCACCGTGTCGTCGATCGTGCCGATCCGGTTCCCGTAGAACTCCCGGGCCGCCTTGCGCACGTTCTCGACGTGGGCGAGGTCGGCCGCGGCCTTCGCCCGGGTCTTCTCGGCGGCGTCCATCCGGTCGCGCGCGTTCCGGCGCGCCCGGGCGAGCGCCTCGACCCGCGAGGCGTTGACGGCGTGCCCGGCGAGGAAATACACGAGATTGGCGAGGAAGAAGAGGAGGGCCGCCCCGACGACCGGCGCCCGCTCCTTCCAGAGCGTCGAGTCGATCTTCACGAGACGCCTTCCCCGCGCGGGAGGTACCGCACGCTCAGGTGGAACGTGAATCCTTCGGGAGCTCCCTTTTCCGGGTCGGTCTCCGAGGCGGGAACCGGCTCGCGGAAGTACGGGTCCTTCGCGAGCGCCGCGAGCGTCTTGACGATCGAATCGGGGCCGCGGCCGACGAAGTCGATCGTGAGGTTCGCGTCTCCGTTCGGAAGGACGGTCGGCCCGAGGCGCGTGACGTACACCTCGTCGGGGAGCGCGTGCTCGAGGCGCGTCAGGAGGAGCGACCACGAGAAATCCCGCTCCTTCAGCAGCGTGTTCAGGTGCACGCTCTCGACCTGGAGGTCCTTGAGTTTCACGTTCGCGAGCCCCGAGCGTTCGCGGGCGGCGCGCTCCTCCGCGCGGTCCGCCTCGGCATTGAGCCCGGCGATCTCCGCGACCGATCCGGCGGACGCCTTCTTGAACGCGTAGTAGTCGCGGACGTTCAGCGCGAGGAGGAGGAGCCCGAGGAGCGCCGCGATCCCGACGGTCGCGACGATCGGCCGGTCGTCGCGAAACGGCCGCTTTGCGAAATTCAGCGAGACGGCCATCAGGCGGACTCCCACGTGGACGCCGCGGCGGCGAGCGCTTCCGGATGGGCGCGCGCGTGCAGCGCGAGCGACGGGTCGGCGTCGAGGACCTCCGAGCCGAGCGCCGTGGGCGCGAGCGTCTCGAGCTCCGGATACGGCGTGTCTCCGCCGGCCTCGTCGAGGACGTAGAGCGGAGGAGGAGCGGTCGTTCCGCCGAACGTCTCGGTGTAATAGGAGAGCGAGAGGCGGATCTCCTGGACGTCGTCGATCGGATCGACGGCGGTCGACTTCTGGCGGTAGAAGAGGGGATGACCGTTCCTCGCGATCAGGAGAGACGACGCTCCGCGGCTCCGGTGGAGGAGCATGTAGTCGCCTCCCGCGGCGCGCGCGAGGCGCTTGTCGAGCCCGTTGAAGAGCGCGATCGTCGCGGGCTGGAGCCGACCGACACGCACGCCCGATCCCGCGAAAGCCGACTCGATCGAGCGGAGCGTCTCGCGCGGAGAGGCCGAGACGAGCAGGCGCGCTCCCCCCTCTCCCGCCTTGGCGATCTCGGCGAACGCGACCTCGAGGTCGTCGACGCGTCCCGGCAGCAGCTTCTTCAGCTTCCAGTGGACCATCTCCGCCCGTTCCTTGCGGCCCGGCGGCAGGAGGTCGAAATCGAGGGTCATCGTGCGGACCCAGGCGTCCGGGATCACGACCGAGGCCCTTCGGAGCGGGCCGCCGGCCGCCCGGCGCGCCGCCGTCACGATCGACGCGAACGCGTCGGGAGCGAAGACGGGCGTCCCGAGCGCGCCGAGCGCCGCGGCCTCCGGAGCGAAGTCGAAGTGGCGGAGGATCGCGACTCCGGGCTTCTCTCCCTCGGCGACGCGGACCCACGTCGCTCCCGAGTCGGTCAGCGCGAAGGCGTCCGGCGGGACGACCGGGCGGAACGGATTGATCACGCGCGGCACCTCGCGGCGCGGACACCGGGAACCCGGGGCGAGAAAGCCGAAACCCGCCCGAGACTCGAACGGTCGAAACGGGAAACGGGCGAACGTTTTGAAGAAGGCGTGCTTCGCCGTCGACCCGCGCTCGAAATCACGCCTTTCCTAGTCGACAAAGGTCACCTTGTTGATCTCCTTCAGCGTCGTGTCCCCCGAGAACACCTTCCGGAGCGCCGAATCGCGGAGGAAGATCATCCCTTCCTCCTTGGCGGCGCTCTTGATCTCGGAAGCGGGCCGCTTCTCGAGGATCAGCCCCCGGATCCGGTCGGAGAGGTCGAGGAGCTCGGCGATCGCCATCCGCCCGCGGAAACCGGCGCCGTTGCATTCGAGGCAGCCGCGCCCCTCGTAGAACTTCTTCCCCTCGGTCTGGTTCGGGAGGAGCCCCGACTCCAGCAGCACGTCGCGGGAGTAGGTGACCTCCTCCTTGCAGTGCGGGCACAGGCGGCGCACGAGCCGCTGGGCGAGAACGCAGTTCAGCGCCGAGACGAAGTTGTAGAGGTCGACCTTCATGTTGAGGAACCGGCCGATCACGTCGACGACGTTGTTCGCGTGGACCGTGGTGAAGACGAGATGGCCGGTCAGCGCCGACTGGACGGCGATCTGCGCGGTCTCCTCGTCGCGGATCTCGCCGACCATGATCTTGTCCGGGTCGTGGCGGAGGATCGAGCGGAGGCCGCGCGCGAACGTCAGCCCCTTCTTCTCGTTGACCGGGATCTGGGTGATGCCCTTCAACTGGTATTCGACCGGGTCCTCGATCGTGACGATCTTGTCTTCGACCGACTGGATCTCGGAGAGGCAGGCGTAGAGGGTCGTCGTCTTTCCCGAGCCCGTCGGTCCGGTCACGAGCACCATCCCGTACGGCTCGCGGATGAACTTCCGGAGCCGCTTCTTCGTCGGCTCGTCGAGGCCCACGACGTCGAGCGAGAGCGTCCGGAATTCCTCGTTGGCCGATTCCTTGTCGAGGATTCGAATCACCGCGTCTTCGCCGTGCACGGTCGGCATGATCGAGACGCGGAAATCGATCGTCCGGCCGCGCACGCGGAGCTTGAAGCGCCCGTCCTGCGGGATGCGCTTCTCGGCGATGTCGAGCTCCGACATCACCTTGATGCGCGAGATGATCGTTCCGTGATGGCGCTTGTCGATCGGGTCCATCGCCTGATAGAGGACGCCGTCGATCCGGTACTTGATGACGACGAGCGCCTCCTGCGTCTCGATGTGGATGTCGGAGGCGCGTCGCTGGATCGCGTTGAAGAGGATCGAATCGACGAGCTTGATGATCGGGGAGGAGTCCTGCGTGATCGAGTCGATCGTGAGGGTTTCCTCTCCGTCCTCGTTCTCCGAGACGAGCTGGAGGCGGAAGTCCTCGGTCGCCTCGTCGAGCACCCGCTGCGAGGATTCGCTCTTCTGGAGGATCTCCGCGATCGCGGCGCGGCTCCCGACCTTGCGCTTGAGCGGCAGCCCCACGAGCATCTCGAGCTCGTCGAAGCGCACGACGTCGGACGGGTCGGCCGCGATGATCGTCATCGAGCGGTCGCTTCGCGCTTCGGGGATGAACTCGTACTTGAGCATCCACTCGACCGGCACCGAGCGGAAGAGCTCGGGATTCACGCGGAACGCGAGGAGGTCGACGTAGGGGAGGCCCAGCTTCTCCGCGAGCGCGATCGCGCGCTCCTCCTCTTCCTGGGGGGACATCGCCTTGATGGGCGGGACGGATTGTTCCTTGCGCGCCGACATCGTCCTAACCTTTCATATTCGACAGGATCGTGAAAAGCGGGAGATACACCGCCATCAGGATCGTCGCGATCACGATTCCCATGAACACCAGCACCGCGGGCTCGACGAACGAGATCACCCGGGCGAGGAGGGCGTCGATCTCCTCGTCGTAGAACTCCGACGCCGAGTTCAGCATTTCCTCGAGCGCTCCGGACGACTCGCCCACCTTGACCATCTCGATCGTGAGGTTCGTCATCATGCCGGTGTCCTCGAGCGCGTGCCAGAGCTCGCCTCCCTCGCGCACGCGGGGAACCGTCTGCGCGATCTTCTTCGAGACGTACCGGTTGCCGATCGCTTCGGAAGCCGTCTCGAGCGACGGCACGAGCGGGGTTCCCCCCGAGAGGAGCGTCGCGAGCGAGCGCGTGAACTGGGAGATCGAAAACCGCCGGAAGATCCCCCCGACGAACCAGATCTTCAGGAGCTGCGCATGGAAGAACTCCCGTCCCCGTTCGGAGCGGCCGTAGCGCGTCAGGCCGAAGACGACGATCGCGAGCCCCGCCGCGATCCAGACGATGTTCGCCCGGATCGTCGTCGCCGTGCCGACCACGAGGCGCGTCAGGAGGGGCAGGTCCGATCCGAACTCGGAGAAGAACTCGGTGAAGCGGGGGATCACGAACGTCATGAGGATCGAGATCAGTCCGACCGAGACCGCGATCAGGATCGCGGGATAGATCAGCGTGCTCACGACCTTGCGCTGCAGCGCGACGATCGTCTTCTGATATTTCAGATAGCGCCGGAGGACCGGCTCGATCTCGCCCGCTTTCTCGCCCGCCTTGAGGGACGTCGCGTACAGGCGCGGGAAGATGTCCCCCTGCGCCGCGAACGCCTCCGAAAGCGAGGCGCCCGACGTGATGCGGTCCCGCACGTCGGTCAGGACCTCCTTCCAGACGGGATTCTGCTGGCGCTCGAGGAGGAGCTCGATCGACCGGAGGATCGGAAGGCCCGCCTTCAGCAGCGCGACGAGCTCCTGGTTGAACACGAGGAAATGAGCCATTTTCACGCGGCGGCGCCGCCCGCGGCGGAAGCCGAAGCCGAAAGCGGCCGCCCGCTCCCGGATGTCGAACACGTGCGCGCCGCGCCGCTCGAACTCGAGGCGCGCGGCGGAACGGTCCGGCGAGATGATCGACTCCTCGGCGACCCCGCCGTCCGGCCACCCGATTCGCGCGACGAATTCCGGCATTACCTCTTCTCCGCCGCCGCGATCCCGGCGGCGCCCTTCTCCGCTCCCGGCCGCGGATTCTCCTGGACGAGCAGGATGAGGAGGAGCGCGCGCTTGGAAGCCTCCTCCTTCGACGCGCCGAGGACGAGCGTCTGGTTCAGCGCGACGTTGAGCGACGTCCGGAAGAGCGGCGTGTCCGTCCGGCGGCCGGCGGCGGCGCGCTCGCGGGCGAGTGCGAATGGGGAGAGCCGCAGCGTCGTCCCCTGCCCGGCGGGCTCGATGCGGAAGGTCAGCCGGTATTCGCCCCCGAGGAGATACGACACGGAGTCCCCCTCCGCGCCCGCGAGCACGGCCGAATCGATCAGCGCGTAGTCGTTGAACCGGAACACCTCGCGGAGCTTGTTGCCGATTCCTCCGATGTCCTTCGAGAGGTCGCCGGCCGACGCGTCGGCCCGGGCGCGCACCATCTTCACGGCGATCGAGAAGCCCCGGGGAGGCAGGTCGAACTGGGCGAGCGCCTGCCCGATCGTGTTCAGCGTGGCGGGCCGGTCGGTGATCGTCAGCGCGTTGATCTTCGGCTGGAGCAGGATCGATCCGGAGTCCGTCAGGAGCGGCCGCACCAGGAGCGTCGCTTCCTCCACGCGCTTGTACCGGAGGACGAAGACCTTGACGCCGACCGGCTCGGCGGCGAACGCGGCCGCCGAAATGGCGATCAATCCGGCGACGACCGCCGTCCGGAGGAGTCCCCGCCCCGGCATCTCAGAGGTCGAGCGAGCGGTCGACGATCCAGACGATCTTCGGATCCTCGGGCGAGCTCGTGCCCGGGTTCCACTCGTAGATCGTCGCCGACGCCGGCATCGACGGCTCCTCGCTCCCGGGCCCCACGATCCGGTTCGCCACGCCGGCGATGCCCGAAGGAGCGGCCGGACGCGCGCCCGACGAAACGACGACCGGCGGCCGCCGCGTCAGGGGAGCGGAGAAAGCGAGCGCGAGGATCGCGGCGACGCCGAGCCCGGCCGCCGCCCGGCGTCCGCGCGGGATCTCCAGCCGCCGGGCCGCGTCGCGGACCGCGATCGCCGCCTTGACGTTTTCGAGGATGGCGCGCGCCTCCGCTTCGCCGACGGGCGCGGGAGACGGGGCGATCGCGAAGACGAGAGTCGGCTCCGACGCGATCGCTTCGCCGCGGCACGTCTCGCATTCGGCGAGATGATCGCGGAAGACCCGGCGGTCCTCGTTGGCGAGACGGTCGTTTCGATAGGCGTCGATGCGCGCCGCGAGCGCGCGGCAGTCCCCGCTCATTGCCGGCTCCAGCGCCGGAAGAGATTCGGGAATTCGCGGCGGAGCTTCTTCTGGAGCGCCTTGCGCGCGTTGAAGAGATGGTTCCGCACGGTCGACTCGCCGCAGCCCAGAATCTTCGCGACGTCCTTCGAGTCGAGGCCGTCGATCTCGCGCAGGACGAAAGCGGCCTTCTGCTTCTCCGAAAGATCCTCCGAGACGCGCTCGAAGAGCTGGGCGACCTGGGACGATTCGAGCGCGAACGTCGCTTCCTCTTCGAGCGCCGCCTCGCGGCCGCGGACGAGATGAAGGGTCGCGCCGTGCGCCTTTTCCCGGCTCCGGTTCGCCCGCAGGAAGTCGATCGAGAGGTTCGTCGCGATCCGGTAGAGCCAGGTGTTGAACGAATACTTTTCGTCGTATCGCGCGAGCGAGTCCCAGACTCGCAGGAAGACGAGCTGGGCGACGTCGCGGGCTTCGTCGGCGTCGCCGATGATCCGGCGAGCGACCGAGACGACCGCGGGCGTCTTTCGCAAGACCAGCGTTTCGAACGCGATCGCGTCTCCGGAGCGGGCGCGGATCGCCAGCTCGCGGTCGTCGATCTCCGCGCTCTGCTGTCGCGCGCGCTCCCGGCTGTAGACGAGCTCCATTCGTTCCATCTACGGAGCGAACCGCCGCGGCGTTTGAGGAAAGATGACGCTCATAACCCATTGAATGATCGCATTTTCCGGGCTTTCGGCCAAGCGAAGGCGCCCGGGAGGGAAGCCGGGCCCGCTGCGTATAATCGGCGCAATGGTGCTCTATCGTCTCGCTTTCGGCCTCGGGCTCGTGGCCTATGCCCCCTTCGCGTTTCTGCGGCAGGCCGCCGGCGGACGAAAAATCGGCGACTGGAAGGGCCGTTTCGGGCTCTCCGCCCTTCCGCGATTCTCCCGAAGTATCTGGATTCACGGGGTTTCTGTAGGGGAAGTGAACGCGGCTCGCACGATTCTCGAAGCGCTGAGGGCGGAGACGGGCGGCCCGTTCGTCCTCTCCTCCTCGACGGCCGCGGGTCTCGCCGCGGCGGCCGGGGTCCGCGCGGCCGACGGCGCGATCCCGTTTCCGCTCGATCTCGCGCGTCCGGTCGAGCGGGCCCTCGACGCGGCCGACCCGTCCCTCGTCCTCCTGACCGAGACCGAGATCTGGCCCCTCTTCCTCGACCGGTGCGCGCGCCGCGGCATTCCGGTCGCGATCGTCAACGGCCGGATTTCGGCCGCGTCGTTTTCGCGCTATCGGCGCGCCGGCCGCTGGCTCGCCCCGTCGCTCGAGCGCATCGCGCTCTTCGCGATGCAGACTCCGGAGGACGCGGAACGGATCGCCGCTTTGGGCGTCCCCCCGCCGAAGATCCGGGTGACGGGGAACGTCAAGTTCGACGCGGCCGGGCTCGAGCGCGCCGACGTCGCCGCGCGGCTCCGGGAGCTCGCGGGGGGGCGGCGGATCGTGATCGCGGGTTCGACGCACGAAGGGGAGGAGGCGGCGGTTCTCGAAGCGTGGTCCGCGCTCGAGCCGCGCCCGCTCCTCGTCGTCGCGCCGCGGCGTCCCGAGCGGTTCGACGAGGTCTTCCGGCGCATGCGCGAGCGGGCGGGGGAATGCGTCCGGTTCTCCGCCGCGGCGGGGGAGCCTCCCGCCGTGCTCCTCGACACGGTCGGAGATCTCGCGTCCGCTTTCGGCGCCGCCGACGCGGCGTTCGTCGGCGGAACGCTCGCCGAGGTCGGCGGGCACAACCCGATCGAGGCCTGGGCGAAAGGGGTTCCGACGGCGGTCGGTCCTCACGTCGCCAACGTCCGCGCGATCGTGGCCGAGGGAGAGGCGGCGGGAGCGGCGATCCCGGTCCGGTCGTCCGGAGAGCTCGCCTCCGCGTGGCGTGAGCTCCTGTCGGACGAGCCGGCCCGGCGCGTGCGCGGGGCCGCCGCGGCGCGGCTCGTCGAGAGCCACCGCGGCGCCGCGCGGAAGACCGCCGCCGCCGTCCTTCCGCTGCGGAAGACGGCGTGAATCCGTGGGGCGCCGTCGTCGGCGCGAGGCGGCGGCTCTACGAGTCGGGGTGGCTGCGCTCCGAGCGGGTGGAGGCTCCCGTGGTCTCGGTCGGCAATCTGACGTGGGGCGGCACCGGGAAGACGCCGATCCTCGCGTTCCTGGCGGCGCATTTCGAAGAGCGGGGCCGCCGCGTCGGGATCGTTTCGCGCGGGTATCGCCGGCGCTCGTCGGGGCTCGTCGTCGTCTCGGACGGCGCGGGGAAGCTCTCGTCTGCCGCCTCCGGAGGGGACGAGCCGACTCTCCTCGCGCGTCGCTTTCCCCGCGCCGTCGTCGTCGTCGCGGAGCGTCGGCCGGAAGGCGCCCGGGAAGCGATCCGGCTGGGCGCCGAGGTCCTCCTCCTCGACGACGCCTTCCAGCACCTCGCGATCGCGCGCGACGCGGACGTCGTGCTGGTCGACGCCGCGGATCCGTGGGGAGGCGGCCTTCCGCCGTCCGGCCGGGCCCGGGAAGCGCCGGCCGCGCTCTCCCGCGCCGACGTCGTGGTCGTCACGCGCGCGTCGCGCGGCGTCGCGTGCGCGGCCGATGCCGCCGTTCCCCGGTTCAGCTCGGCGCCCCTCTTCCACTCGCGCTTCCGGTTCGCCGGCTGGTTTTCCGGCGGGGCCGCCGCGGCGCCTCCGTCCGAATCGGCGTTCGCGTTCTGTGCGATCGCGAAGCCGGACGGATTCCGGGCGACGCTCGAAGAGGCCGGCGCCTCCGTCGCGGGTTTCGCCGCGTTCCGCGACCACCATCCGTACGCGGACGCCGACATTCGGAAGATCGAAGATCGCGCGGCGCGCGCCGGAGCGGACGTTCTGCTGACGACCGAGAAGGATTCCGTCAAGCTCGAGGGACGCACGCGGCTTCCCCTCCTCGCCGCGCGGATCGAGGCGGAGATCTTCGAAACGGGCCTAACCGAACGGATCGACGAGATCCTCGCGGATCGCCGCCGATGAGCGTCCGGGAGGCCGCCGAGCATGCCGCCGTGCGGGGGGCGATGGCGGCGCTCTCGGTGATCCCGGACGGCGCGCGCTCGCGGCTCGCCCGCTCGGCGGCGCGCCTGTATTACCGGCTCGGGCGGAACCGCCGCGCGATCGCGCTCGCCAATCTCCGGCTCGCCTTTCCGGCTCTCTCGGACGAGGAACGGAGCGCCATCGCGCGCCGCTGCGCGGAGAATTTCGGCGGCGTCTTCTTCGACTTTCTCGCGGCGACGAAGTTGTCGCGAGACGCGCTGCGCGAGGCCGTCGCGATCGAGGGAGGGGAGAACTACCGCTCGGCGGTGGCGCGCGGCAAGGGGGTCTTCCTCCTCTCGGCGCATTTCGGGAACTGGG
Protein-coding sequences here:
- a CDS encoding GspE/PulE family protein; protein product: MSARKEQSVPPIKAMSPQEEEERAIALAEKLGLPYVDLLAFRVNPELFRSVPVEWMLKYEFIPEARSDRSMTIIAADPSDVVRFDELEMLVGLPLKRKVGSRAAIAEILQKSESSQRVLDEATEDFRLQLVSENEDGEETLTIDSITQDSSPIIKLVDSILFNAIQRRASDIHIETQEALVVIKYRIDGVLYQAMDPIDKRHHGTIISRIKVMSELDIAEKRIPQDGRFKLRVRGRTIDFRVSIMPTVHGEDAVIRILDKESANEEFRTLSLDVVGLDEPTKKRLRKFIREPYGMVLVTGPTGSGKTTTLYACLSEIQSVEDKIVTIEDPVEYQLKGITQIPVNEKKGLTFARGLRSILRHDPDKIMVGEIRDEETAQIAVQSALTGHLVFTTVHANNVVDVIGRFLNMKVDLYNFVSALNCVLAQRLVRRLCPHCKEEVTYSRDVLLESGLLPNQTEGKKFYEGRGCLECNGAGFRGRMAIAELLDLSDRIRGLILEKRPASEIKSAAKEEGMIFLRDSALRKVFSGDTTLKEINKVTFVD
- a CDS encoding type II secretion system F family protein; amino-acid sequence: MPEFVARIGWPDGGVAEESIISPDRSAARLEFERRGAHVFDIRERAAAFGFGFRRGRRRRVKMAHFLVFNQELVALLKAGLPILRSIELLLERQQNPVWKEVLTDVRDRITSGASLSEAFAAQGDIFPRLYATSLKAGEKAGEIEPVLRRYLKYQKTIVALQRKVVSTLIYPAILIAVSVGLISILMTFVIPRFTEFFSEFGSDLPLLTRLVVGTATTIRANIVWIAAGLAIVVFGLTRYGRSERGREFFHAQLLKIWFVGGIFRRFSISQFTRSLATLLSGGTPLVPSLETASEAIGNRYVSKKIAQTVPRVREGGELWHALEDTGMMTNLTIEMVKVGESSGALEEMLNSASEFYDEEIDALLARVISFVEPAVLVFMGIVIATILMAVYLPLFTILSNMKG
- a CDS encoding secretin N-terminal domain-containing protein, with translation MPGRGLLRTAVVAGLIAISAAAFAAEPVGVKVFVLRYKRVEEATLLVRPLLTDSGSILLQPKINALTITDRPATLNTIGQALAQFDLPPRGFSIAVKMVRARADASAGDLSKDIGGIGNKLREVFRFNDYALIDSAVLAGAEGDSVSYLLGGEYRLTFRIEPAGQGTTLRLSPFALARERAAAGRRTDTPLFRTSLNVALNQTLVLGASKEEASKRALLLILLVQENPRPGAEKGAAGIAAAEKR
- a CDS encoding zf-HC2 domain-containing protein, with translation MSGDCRALAARIDAYRNDRLANEDRRVFRDHLAECETCRGEAIASEPTLVFAIAPSPAPVGEAEARAILENVKAAIAVRDAARRLEIPRGRRAAAGLGVAAILALAFSAPLTRRPPVVVSSGARPAAPSGIAGVANRIVGPGSEEPSMPASATIYEWNPGTSSPEDPKIVWIVDRSLDL
- a CDS encoding sigma-70 family RNA polymerase sigma factor, with protein sequence MERMELVYSRERARQQSAEIDDRELAIRARSGDAIAFETLVLRKTPAVVSVARRIIGDADEARDVAQLVFLRVWDSLARYDEKYSFNTWLYRIATNLSIDFLRANRSREKAHGATLHLVRGREAALEEEATFALESSQVAQLFERVSEDLSEKQKAAFVLREIDGLDSKDVAKILGCGESTVRNHLFNARKALQKKLRREFPNLFRRWSRQ
- a CDS encoding glycosyltransferase N-terminal domain-containing protein, with product MVLYRLAFGLGLVAYAPFAFLRQAAGGRKIGDWKGRFGLSALPRFSRSIWIHGVSVGEVNAARTILEALRAETGGPFVLSSSTAAGLAAAAGVRAADGAIPFPLDLARPVERALDAADPSLVLLTETEIWPLFLDRCARRGIPVAIVNGRISAASFSRYRRAGRWLAPSLERIALFAMQTPEDAERIAALGVPPPKIRVTGNVKFDAAGLERADVAARLRELAGGRRIVIAGSTHEGEEAAVLEAWSALEPRPLLVVAPRRPERFDEVFRRMRERAGECVRFSAAAGEPPAVLLDTVGDLASAFGAADAAFVGGTLAEVGGHNPIEAWAKGVPTAVGPHVANVRAIVAEGEAAGAAIPVRSSGELASAWRELLSDEPARRVRGAAAARLVESHRGAARKTAAAVLPLRKTA
- the lpxK gene encoding tetraacyldisaccharide 4'-kinase, coding for MNPWGAVVGARRRLYESGWLRSERVEAPVVSVGNLTWGGTGKTPILAFLAAHFEERGRRVGIVSRGYRRRSSGLVVVSDGAGKLSSAASGGDEPTLLARRFPRAVVVVAERRPEGAREAIRLGAEVLLLDDAFQHLAIARDADVVLVDAADPWGGGLPPSGRAREAPAALSRADVVVVTRASRGVACAADAAVPRFSSAPLFHSRFRFAGWFSGGAAAAPPSESAFAFCAIAKPDGFRATLEEAGASVAGFAAFRDHHPYADADIRKIEDRAARAGADVLLTTEKDSVKLEGRTRLPLLAARIEAEIFETGLTERIDEILADRRR